One stretch of Pigmentiphaga aceris DNA includes these proteins:
- the recX gene encoding recombination regulator RecX, which yields MPQPEPVVIDGFTRSSQQPVLKKPTRPDGPSLKMRAADYLSRREHSRFELARKLGRWSDDRDEIEAVLDALTREGWMSTSRFVQSVVHRRASRQGTSRIIQELRQHGIDQAEIAAVKPELQASEFVRAQTVWSKRFGAVPPDRETWAKQARFLAARGFSQDVIRRVLGGGEDEN from the coding sequence TTGCCACAGCCTGAACCCGTCGTGATCGATGGCTTCACCCGCTCAAGCCAGCAGCCTGTCCTTAAAAAACCCACGCGCCCCGATGGTCCGTCGCTGAAAATGCGTGCGGCCGATTACCTGTCGCGCCGTGAACACAGCCGCTTCGAGCTCGCCCGCAAGCTGGGGCGATGGTCCGATGATCGCGATGAAATCGAAGCGGTGCTGGATGCGCTCACGCGGGAAGGGTGGATGTCCACTTCGCGCTTCGTGCAAAGCGTGGTGCACCGGCGTGCTTCCCGCCAGGGAACCTCACGCATCATCCAGGAGCTGCGTCAGCACGGGATCGACCAGGCCGAGATTGCGGCCGTCAAACCTGAACTCCAGGCGTCGGAATTCGTGCGTGCCCAGACGGTCTGGAGCAAGCGCTTCGGTGCCGTGCCTCCCGATCGCGAAACCTGGGCCAAGCAGGCCCGGTTTCTTGCCGCGCGAGGGTTTTCGCAAGATGTCATCCGGCGGGTTCTGGGCGGTGGCGAGGACGAAAACTGA